One region of Zingiber officinale cultivar Zhangliang chromosome 7B, Zo_v1.1, whole genome shotgun sequence genomic DNA includes:
- the LOC122004612 gene encoding gem-associated protein 2-like → MAVQAQAAAEAALLRWLNCNSTVPVAELLAAARFLLTEPNQCPSMPLGPRSVGLLGITAHQNSLRWLIWTTMGLFDSSYSSLLELQAMIRKFIQLDLVNKMPEVQLGQKSEYLEEDGDRGSDGDGKGDKDGDSERGGEEHSEEDNVGRENPNDANSNEAAGGDEDDDGGKPDGEDENEGEEPEDQDPNDNNEQDDDDDDDDDSGNAEDEGEEEEEDDEEEVEDIIQPPKKRKK, encoded by the exons ATGGCCGTCCAAGCCCAGGCGGCCGCCGAAGCGGCGCTTCTCCGATGGCTGAATTGCAACAGCACAGTTCCGGTGGCGGAATTGCTCGCCGCAGCTCGATTTTTGCTCACG GAACCGAACCAGTGCCCTTCCATGCCTTTAGGACCCAGGAGTGTGGGCCTATTGGGCATAACTGCTCACCAGAATTCTTTAAGATGGTTGATATGGACCACCATGGGgctttttgattcttcttactccTCCCTTCTGGAATTGCAAGCCATGATCCGAAAATTTATTCAACTA GACCTAGTCAATAAGATGCCTGAGGTCCAGCTTGGCCAGAAGAGTGAGTACTTAGAAGAAGATGGAGACAGGGGTAGCGATGGGGATGGCAAGGGAGACAAAGATGGAGATTCGGAGCGAGGAGGAGAGGAGCACTCGGAGGAAGACAATGTGGGCCGTGAAAACCCAAATGATGCGAACAGCAATGAAGCTGCAGGAGGTGATGAGGATGATGATGGAGGCAAACCAGATGGGGAAGATGAGAATGAAGGGGAAGAGCCTGAAGATCAGGATCCCAATGACAACAATGAACAAGATGATGACGATGACGACGATGATGATAGTGGTAATGCTGAGGATGAgggggaagaggaggaagaggatgaTGAAGAAGAGGTTGAAGACATAATTCAACCCccaaaaaagagaaagaaatgA